In Saimiri boliviensis isolate mSaiBol1 chromosome 12, mSaiBol1.pri, whole genome shotgun sequence, one genomic interval encodes:
- the KCNIP2 gene encoding A-type potassium channel modulatory protein KCNIP2 isoform X6, which translates to MNLEGLEMVAVLVVLALFVKVLEQFGLFEPVSLEDSVEDEFELSTVCHRPEGLEQLQEQTKFTRKELQVLYRGFKNECPSGIVNEENFKQIYSQFFPQGDSSTYATFLFNAFDTNHDGSVSFEDFVAGLSVILRGTVDDRLNWAFNLYDLNKDGCITKEEMLDIMKSIYDMMGKYTYPALREEAPREHVESFFQKMDRNKDGVVTIEEFIESCQKDENIMRSMQLFDNVI; encoded by the exons ATGAACCTGGAAGGGCTGGAGATGGTTGCTGTGCTCGTGGTCCTCGCTCTGTTTGTCAAGGTCCTGGAGCAGTTTGGCCTCTTTGAGCCTGTCTCCTTGGAAG ACAGCGTGGAGGATGAGTTTGAATTGTCTACCGTATGTCACCGGCCCGAGGGTCTGGAGCAGCTGCAGGAGCAAACCAAGTTCACTCGCAAGGAGTTGCAGGTCCTGTACCGGGGCTTCAAGAAC GAATGTCCCAGCGGAATTGTCAACGAGGAGAACTTCAAGCAGATTTACTCCCAGTTCTTTCCTCAAGGAG ACTCCAGCACCTATGCCACTTTTCTCTTCAATGCCTTTGACACCAACCATGATGGCTCGGTCAGTTTTGAG gaTTTTGTGGCTGGTTTGTCGGTGATTCTTCGGGGAACTGTAGATGACAGGCTGAATTGGGCCTTCAACCTGTACGACCTCAACAAGGACGGCTGCATCACCAAGGAG GAAATGCTTGACATCATGAAGTCCATCTATGATATGATGGGCAAGTACACATACCCTGCACTCCGGGAAGAGGCCCCAAGGGAACACGTGGAGAGCTTCTTCCAG AAGATGGACAGAAACAAGGATGGTGTGGTGACTATTGAGGAATTCATTGAGTCTTGTCAAAAG GATGAGAACATCATGAGGTCCATGCAGCTCTTTGACAATGTCATCTAG
- the KCNIP2 gene encoding A-type potassium channel modulatory protein KCNIP2 isoform X3, producing MRGQGRKESLSDSRDLDGSYDQLTGHPPGPTKKALKQRFLKLLPCCGPQALPSVSETLAAPASLRPHRPRLLDPDSVEDEFELSTVCHRPEGLEQLQEQTKFTRKELQVLYRGFKNECPSGIVNEENFKQIYSQFFPQGDSSTYATFLFNAFDTNHDGSVSFEDFVAGLSVILRGTVDDRLNWAFNLYDLNKDGCITKEKMDRNKDGVVTIEEFIESCQKDENIMRSMQLFDNVI from the exons GCCACCCTCCAGGGCCCACTAAAAAAGCGCTGAAGCAGCGATTCCTCAAGCTGCTGCCGTGCTGCGGGCCCCAAGCTCTGCCCTCAGTCAGTGAAA CATTAgccgccccagcctccctccgCCCCCACAGACCCCGCCTGCTGGACCCAG ACAGCGTGGAGGATGAGTTTGAATTGTCTACCGTATGTCACCGGCCCGAGGGTCTGGAGCAGCTGCAGGAGCAAACCAAGTTCACTCGCAAGGAGTTGCAGGTCCTGTACCGGGGCTTCAAGAAC GAATGTCCCAGCGGAATTGTCAACGAGGAGAACTTCAAGCAGATTTACTCCCAGTTCTTTCCTCAAGGAG ACTCCAGCACCTATGCCACTTTTCTCTTCAATGCCTTTGACACCAACCATGATGGCTCGGTCAGTTTTGAG gaTTTTGTGGCTGGTTTGTCGGTGATTCTTCGGGGAACTGTAGATGACAGGCTGAATTGGGCCTTCAACCTGTACGACCTCAACAAGGACGGCTGCATCACCAAGGAG AAGATGGACAGAAACAAGGATGGTGTGGTGACTATTGAGGAATTCATTGAGTCTTGTCAAAAG GATGAGAACATCATGAGGTCCATGCAGCTCTTTGACAATGTCATCTAG
- the KCNIP2 gene encoding A-type potassium channel modulatory protein KCNIP2 isoform X1, translated as MRGQGRKESLSDSRDLDGSYDQLTGHPPGPTKKALKQRFLKLLPCCGPQALPSVSETLAAPASLRPHRPRLLDPDSVEDEFELSTVCHRPEGLEQLQEQTKFTRKELQVLYRGFKNECPSGIVNEENFKQIYSQFFPQGDSSTYATFLFNAFDTNHDGSVSFEDFVAGLSVILRGTVDDRLNWAFNLYDLNKDGCITKEEMLDIMKSIYDMMGKYTYPALREEAPREHVESFFQKMDRNKDGVVTIEEFIESCQKDENIMRSMQLFDNVI; from the exons GCCACCCTCCAGGGCCCACTAAAAAAGCGCTGAAGCAGCGATTCCTCAAGCTGCTGCCGTGCTGCGGGCCCCAAGCTCTGCCCTCAGTCAGTGAAA CATTAgccgccccagcctccctccgCCCCCACAGACCCCGCCTGCTGGACCCAG ACAGCGTGGAGGATGAGTTTGAATTGTCTACCGTATGTCACCGGCCCGAGGGTCTGGAGCAGCTGCAGGAGCAAACCAAGTTCACTCGCAAGGAGTTGCAGGTCCTGTACCGGGGCTTCAAGAAC GAATGTCCCAGCGGAATTGTCAACGAGGAGAACTTCAAGCAGATTTACTCCCAGTTCTTTCCTCAAGGAG ACTCCAGCACCTATGCCACTTTTCTCTTCAATGCCTTTGACACCAACCATGATGGCTCGGTCAGTTTTGAG gaTTTTGTGGCTGGTTTGTCGGTGATTCTTCGGGGAACTGTAGATGACAGGCTGAATTGGGCCTTCAACCTGTACGACCTCAACAAGGACGGCTGCATCACCAAGGAG GAAATGCTTGACATCATGAAGTCCATCTATGATATGATGGGCAAGTACACATACCCTGCACTCCGGGAAGAGGCCCCAAGGGAACACGTGGAGAGCTTCTTCCAG AAGATGGACAGAAACAAGGATGGTGTGGTGACTATTGAGGAATTCATTGAGTCTTGTCAAAAG GATGAGAACATCATGAGGTCCATGCAGCTCTTTGACAATGTCATCTAG
- the KCNIP2 gene encoding A-type potassium channel modulatory protein KCNIP2 isoform X2, translating to MRGQGRKESLSDSRDLDGSYDQLTGHPPGPTKKALKQRFLKLLPCCGPQALPSVSENSVEDEFELSTVCHRPEGLEQLQEQTKFTRKELQVLYRGFKNECPSGIVNEENFKQIYSQFFPQGDSSTYATFLFNAFDTNHDGSVSFEDFVAGLSVILRGTVDDRLNWAFNLYDLNKDGCITKEEMLDIMKSIYDMMGKYTYPALREEAPREHVESFFQKMDRNKDGVVTIEEFIESCQKDENIMRSMQLFDNVI from the exons GCCACCCTCCAGGGCCCACTAAAAAAGCGCTGAAGCAGCGATTCCTCAAGCTGCTGCCGTGCTGCGGGCCCCAAGCTCTGCCCTCAGTCAGTGAAA ACAGCGTGGAGGATGAGTTTGAATTGTCTACCGTATGTCACCGGCCCGAGGGTCTGGAGCAGCTGCAGGAGCAAACCAAGTTCACTCGCAAGGAGTTGCAGGTCCTGTACCGGGGCTTCAAGAAC GAATGTCCCAGCGGAATTGTCAACGAGGAGAACTTCAAGCAGATTTACTCCCAGTTCTTTCCTCAAGGAG ACTCCAGCACCTATGCCACTTTTCTCTTCAATGCCTTTGACACCAACCATGATGGCTCGGTCAGTTTTGAG gaTTTTGTGGCTGGTTTGTCGGTGATTCTTCGGGGAACTGTAGATGACAGGCTGAATTGGGCCTTCAACCTGTACGACCTCAACAAGGACGGCTGCATCACCAAGGAG GAAATGCTTGACATCATGAAGTCCATCTATGATATGATGGGCAAGTACACATACCCTGCACTCCGGGAAGAGGCCCCAAGGGAACACGTGGAGAGCTTCTTCCAG AAGATGGACAGAAACAAGGATGGTGTGGTGACTATTGAGGAATTCATTGAGTCTTGTCAAAAG GATGAGAACATCATGAGGTCCATGCAGCTCTTTGACAATGTCATCTAG